A genomic segment from Alkalilimnicola ehrlichii MLHE-1 encodes:
- the rlmB gene encoding 23S rRNA (guanosine(2251)-2'-O)-methyltransferase RlmB, giving the protein MSEPELLYGLHAVRAAAACDADAIEAVWVEKGRRDAKLVRVLRSLEGRGLRIQRVSRKQLDELTEGGVHQGVAIRYRGPRPLDDNDLDACLDGLSGPAFLLVLDQVQDPHNLGACLRSAEAAGVHGVIAPRDRAAGLTPVVHKVSSGAAARVPYFQVTNLARTLAGLRDRGIWLVGAAGEAGAAHWEADLTGPLALCMGAEGRGLRRLTREACDLLVHIPMAGRVESLNVSVATGVVLWEALRQRR; this is encoded by the coding sequence GTGAGCGAGCCGGAGCTGCTTTACGGCCTGCACGCGGTGCGGGCCGCGGCGGCCTGTGATGCCGATGCCATCGAAGCGGTCTGGGTGGAGAAGGGCCGTCGCGACGCCAAGCTGGTCCGGGTGCTCCGCAGCCTGGAGGGGCGCGGCCTGCGTATCCAGCGTGTCTCCCGCAAGCAGCTCGACGAGCTGACCGAAGGCGGGGTGCATCAGGGGGTCGCGATCCGCTATCGCGGCCCCCGGCCGCTGGACGACAATGACCTGGACGCCTGTCTGGACGGATTGTCCGGGCCCGCTTTCCTGCTGGTGCTGGACCAGGTGCAGGACCCGCACAACCTGGGGGCCTGTCTGCGCAGCGCCGAGGCCGCCGGGGTGCACGGGGTGATTGCGCCGCGCGACCGGGCCGCCGGTCTCACCCCGGTGGTCCATAAGGTCTCCAGCGGTGCGGCGGCGCGGGTGCCGTACTTTCAGGTCACCAACCTCGCGCGCACCCTGGCCGGGCTGCGCGACCGCGGTATTTGGCTGGTGGGCGCGGCCGGCGAGGCCGGGGCGGCGCATTGGGAGGCCGACCTCACCGGTCCGCTGGCCCTGTGCATGGGGGCCGAGGGCAGGGGCCTGCGGCGACTCACCCGCGAGGCCTGTGACCTGCTGGTGCACATCCCCATGGCCGGGCGGGTGGAGAGCCTGAACGTCTCCGTGGCCACCGGAGTGGTGCTCTGGGAGGCCCTGCGCCAGCGGCGTTGA
- the dnaB gene encoding replicative DNA helicase, with product MAQTESSSAATDALKVPPHSIEAEQAVLGGLMLDNNAWDQVADRVTEEDFYRRDHRLIWRAIATLADEGQPVDAVTISEWLKNHELLEAAGGMGYLGALASDTPSAANIKAYADIVRERSVMRQLIRVGTDVVDSAFQPEGRDSKTLLDEAERRIFQIAEQTGRHKQGFRGLKELLPGVVERIDQLYRQDGEVTGLATGFDDFDRMTSGLQNGDLVIVAGRPSMGKCIMAGSRLVDPRTGGRVTIDELVARQEAEVLTLGDDFRLGMARPAAFVDDGIKPVYRVRTASGREIATTLTHPFLTGDGWRPLSEIGVGEHVAVPRRIPVFGRERLPEHQVKLLAYFLGDGGTTQTSPLFTNADERVRGDFTDAVTAMGGVRCVPVGSPGRTPSLRVSRCRTALQSGRDVFAKALKGAMQQLQLTGEALADALGVSKAAVSGWINARTVPAPATYQRLCATLASSGQALPGTDYADIGKNSPNPVAAFLDRHRLWGRLATEKAVPEVVFRLKRGQLALFLSRLFACDGSAFVQGNGQARISYATSSRALARDVQHLLLRFGILSKLREKRNRYPGLQHAPWELEVMDQASLRAFCEEIGIFSKEEQVRGVREALAGKRRHNNVGGLPWSVSRYVLAAKGERSWGDIYQAAGRVLPEGFNAHLTGRSARRLSRHRASELADLLQDDYLARLATSDLHWDEIVEIEYIGAHQVYDLTVDGTHNFVAEDVCVHNTTWAMNIVEHAAMKQEAPTAVFSMEMPGDSLAMRMLSSLGRVELQRIRSGRLEDDDWPRLTSTLSLLSQAKLFIDDTPGLSPSEMRARARRLKREHGLGLIVIDYLQLMQLPGAKENRAQELSEISRSLKGLAKELDVPVIALSQLNRSLEQRPNKRPVMSDLRECVTGDTRVLLADGQRVPIRDLVGQTPEVISVNAEGRLEPAKTDLVWSVGVRPLLQVRLASGRTIRCTPEHRLRGLWDWKEARDIRVGDRLGIARELPAPKVTKRWAEHELVLLAHLVGDGSYIKGQPLRYTTASEANSEAVSRAAEAMGSTVTRHPGRGQWHQLVISGNGNRWHPQGVGKWLKQLGVFGQRSREKHLPQEVFQLDNDQLALFLRHLWATDGSITQGSAGRPRIYFSTASRHLIQDVAALLLRFGIVGRTKHITHGDGEGWFTLDISGAVQQQRYLEKIGAFGHQAHNARRALQHLRGLVENTNVDTLPEEVFNYIRERMREEGITHRQMAALRGTAYGGSAHFTFSPSRETLLSYADILNDQRLRMLANQHVFWDRVVSVEPAGEEEVFDLTVPGNACWLADGIVSHNSGAIEQDADVIVFIYRDEVYNPDTPEKGVAEIIIGKQRNGPIGTVKLTFLGRFTRFENHIEEYYPGGGLPE from the coding sequence ATGGCCCAGACGGAATCCAGCTCGGCAGCGACAGACGCGCTCAAGGTTCCGCCTCACTCCATAGAGGCGGAACAGGCCGTGCTCGGCGGCCTGATGCTGGATAACAACGCCTGGGACCAGGTGGCGGACCGGGTCACGGAGGAGGACTTCTACCGCCGTGACCACCGACTGATCTGGCGGGCCATCGCCACCCTGGCCGACGAGGGCCAGCCGGTGGATGCCGTCACCATCTCCGAATGGCTCAAGAACCACGAGCTGCTCGAGGCCGCCGGCGGCATGGGCTACCTGGGGGCGCTGGCCAGCGACACCCCCAGCGCCGCCAACATCAAGGCCTACGCCGACATCGTCCGCGAGCGCTCGGTGATGCGCCAACTGATCCGCGTTGGCACCGACGTGGTGGACAGCGCCTTCCAGCCGGAGGGACGCGACAGCAAGACGCTGCTGGACGAGGCCGAACGCCGCATCTTCCAGATCGCCGAGCAGACCGGCCGCCACAAGCAGGGCTTCCGTGGCCTGAAGGAACTGCTGCCCGGCGTGGTCGAGCGCATCGACCAGCTCTACCGCCAGGACGGCGAGGTCACCGGCCTGGCCACCGGCTTCGACGACTTCGACCGCATGACCTCCGGCCTGCAGAACGGTGATTTGGTCATCGTGGCGGGAAGGCCGTCGATGGGCAAATGCATTATGGCCGGCTCCCGGCTGGTGGACCCGCGCACCGGCGGCAGGGTCACCATCGATGAACTGGTGGCACGGCAGGAGGCAGAAGTCCTGACACTGGGCGACGACTTCCGCCTGGGGATGGCCCGCCCCGCCGCCTTCGTCGATGATGGCATCAAGCCGGTCTATCGGGTGCGCACGGCCAGCGGTCGTGAGATCGCCACCACGCTGACCCATCCCTTCCTGACCGGGGACGGCTGGCGCCCGTTGAGCGAAATCGGTGTCGGCGAGCACGTGGCGGTCCCGCGGCGCATCCCGGTATTCGGTCGGGAACGGCTGCCCGAGCATCAGGTGAAGCTCCTAGCCTACTTCCTGGGGGACGGGGGGACCACGCAGACCAGCCCCCTGTTCACCAATGCCGATGAGCGAGTCCGGGGAGACTTCACCGACGCGGTGACGGCTATGGGTGGGGTGCGCTGTGTCCCGGTGGGCTCCCCGGGGCGCACGCCGTCATTGCGGGTCAGCCGGTGTCGCACGGCGCTCCAATCCGGTCGGGATGTCTTCGCGAAAGCGCTCAAGGGCGCCATGCAGCAGCTTCAGCTCACCGGTGAGGCGCTGGCCGACGCCTTGGGGGTCAGTAAGGCGGCGGTCAGCGGTTGGATCAATGCCCGGACCGTTCCGGCACCGGCGACCTATCAGAGACTCTGTGCCACGCTGGCATCCAGTGGCCAGGCGCTTCCGGGGACGGACTACGCGGATATCGGGAAGAACAGCCCGAATCCGGTGGCCGCTTTCCTGGACCGGCACCGGCTTTGGGGCAGGCTGGCGACGGAAAAAGCCGTTCCCGAGGTGGTCTTCCGCTTGAAACGCGGGCAACTGGCGCTGTTCCTCAGCCGGCTCTTTGCCTGCGATGGGAGCGCGTTTGTTCAGGGTAACGGCCAGGCCCGGATCAGTTACGCCACCTCCAGCCGTGCCCTCGCCAGGGACGTCCAGCATCTGCTGCTGCGCTTTGGCATCCTCAGCAAACTGCGGGAGAAGCGAAACCGGTACCCCGGGCTGCAACACGCGCCCTGGGAGCTTGAGGTGATGGACCAGGCCAGCCTCCGCGCCTTTTGCGAGGAGATTGGCATCTTCTCCAAGGAGGAGCAGGTCAGGGGCGTGCGCGAGGCCCTGGCGGGAAAGCGGCGACACAACAACGTCGGTGGCTTGCCCTGGTCGGTGAGCCGCTACGTGCTCGCCGCCAAGGGGGAGCGGAGTTGGGGCGACATCTACCAGGCGGCGGGCCGGGTGTTGCCAGAGGGTTTCAACGCGCACCTGACCGGTCGCAGCGCTCGCCGTCTTTCTCGCCACCGCGCCAGTGAACTGGCTGACCTGCTGCAGGACGACTACCTGGCCCGGCTCGCCACCTCTGATCTGCATTGGGACGAGATCGTCGAGATCGAGTACATCGGCGCGCACCAGGTCTACGACCTGACCGTGGACGGTACCCACAACTTTGTCGCCGAGGATGTCTGCGTCCACAACACCACCTGGGCGATGAACATCGTCGAGCACGCGGCGATGAAGCAGGAGGCGCCCACGGCGGTGTTCAGCATGGAGATGCCCGGTGACTCGCTGGCGATGCGTATGCTCTCGTCGCTCGGCCGGGTGGAACTGCAGCGCATCCGTTCCGGCCGGCTGGAGGACGACGACTGGCCGCGCCTCACCTCCACGCTCAGTCTGCTCTCCCAGGCCAAGCTGTTCATCGACGACACCCCGGGGCTGTCCCCCTCCGAGATGCGCGCCCGGGCCCGCCGGCTCAAACGGGAGCACGGCCTGGGGCTGATCGTCATCGACTATCTGCAGCTCATGCAACTGCCCGGGGCGAAGGAAAACCGCGCCCAGGAGCTCTCCGAGATCTCCCGCTCGCTCAAGGGGCTTGCCAAGGAGCTGGACGTTCCGGTCATCGCCCTGTCCCAGCTCAACCGTTCGCTGGAACAGCGCCCCAACAAGCGCCCGGTTATGTCCGATCTTCGCGAATGCGTGACCGGCGATACCCGCGTGCTTCTCGCGGACGGCCAACGGGTGCCAATCCGCGATCTGGTGGGGCAGACGCCGGAGGTCATCTCGGTCAATGCAGAGGGCAGGTTGGAGCCGGCCAAAACGGACTTGGTCTGGTCCGTTGGCGTAAGGCCATTGCTCCAGGTCAGGTTGGCCAGTGGCCGTACGATCCGCTGCACGCCCGAACATCGGCTTCGCGGGCTCTGGGACTGGAAAGAAGCGCGTGATATCCGTGTGGGGGACCGCCTGGGTATTGCGCGGGAGCTCCCGGCCCCGAAAGTAACCAAGCGATGGGCAGAGCACGAACTCGTGCTGCTCGCGCACCTTGTCGGGGACGGCAGCTATATCAAGGGGCAGCCGCTGCGATACACCACCGCAAGTGAGGCCAACAGCGAGGCGGTGTCGCGCGCGGCGGAGGCTATGGGAAGCACGGTCACGCGTCACCCCGGACGCGGACAATGGCATCAACTGGTCATCAGCGGCAACGGCAACCGGTGGCACCCCCAAGGCGTTGGCAAATGGCTCAAGCAGCTGGGGGTGTTCGGCCAGCGCTCGCGTGAAAAGCATCTGCCCCAAGAGGTGTTTCAACTCGACAACGACCAACTCGCGCTCTTCCTGCGCCATCTCTGGGCAACGGACGGGAGTATTACGCAGGGAAGCGCTGGCCGTCCGCGGATCTACTTTTCCACCGCTAGTCGCCACCTGATCCAGGATGTGGCTGCGCTGCTGCTCCGTTTCGGCATTGTGGGGCGGACAAAGCACATCACCCACGGTGACGGCGAGGGCTGGTTCACCCTGGATATCTCCGGGGCGGTGCAGCAGCAGCGGTACCTCGAAAAAATCGGTGCGTTTGGCCACCAAGCGCATAACGCCCGGCGCGCCCTCCAGCACCTCCGTGGATTAGTAGAGAATACCAACGTGGATACCTTGCCGGAGGAGGTCTTCAACTACATCCGGGAGCGGATGAGGGAAGAGGGAATCACCCATCGGCAGATGGCGGCGCTCCGTGGAACGGCTTATGGCGGATCAGCTCATTTCACGTTCTCACCGTCCAGAGAGACGCTTTTGAGCTACGCCGATATTCTGAATGACCAGCGCCTCCGCATGTTGGCCAACCAGCACGTGTTCTGGGATCGCGTCGTCTCCGTCGAGCCGGCCGGAGAGGAAGAGGTCTTTGACCTGACGGTGCCTGGCAATGCGTGCTGGCTTGCGGATGGCATCGTCAGCCATAACTCCGGCGCGATCGAGCAGGATGCAGACGTCATTGTCTTCATCTACCGGGACGAGGTGTACAACCCGGATACGCCGGAGAAGGGCGTGGCGGAGATCATTATCGGCAAGCAGCGTAACGGCCCCATTGGCACGGTGAAGCTCACCTTCCTGGGCCGGTTCACGCGCTTCGAGAACCACATCGAGGAATACTACCCCGGCGGCGGGTTGCCCGAATGA
- a CDS encoding PilZ domain-containing protein: protein MTDPADRRRFTRVRFEAPAELEGPEGSVPVEVEDLSMKGALLAVPPAWGRTADSDARYALTLKLSEQDVVRMEVKPAHLHGSVIGFRCERIDVDSLTLLRQLLEANSGDVELIHRELEQLVAPEE from the coding sequence ATGACCGACCCCGCAGATCGCCGGCGCTTCACCCGGGTGCGCTTCGAGGCCCCCGCGGAGCTCGAAGGCCCGGAGGGCTCAGTGCCCGTCGAGGTGGAGGACCTCTCCATGAAGGGGGCGCTGCTCGCCGTACCCCCGGCCTGGGGGCGCACCGCCGACAGCGACGCCCGCTACGCCCTGACGCTTAAGCTGAGCGAGCAGGATGTGGTGCGGATGGAGGTGAAGCCGGCTCACCTGCATGGCAGCGTCATCGGCTTTCGGTGCGAGCGCATCGATGTGGACAGTTTGACCCTGCTGCGCCAGTTATTGGAGGCCAACTCCGGCGATGTGGAGCTGATCCACCGGGAGTTGGAGCAGCTGGTGGCGCCGGAGGAGTAA
- the radA gene encoding DNA repair protein RadA has product MARTKTEFVCTACGGVTPKWQGQCPDCGAWNTLEETTRAPTAPGKGRAGLAARSTVQTLDQVSLEEEARQRTHSTELDRVLGGGLVNGAVVLLGGDPGIGKSTLLLQTLSNLARDHAALYVTGEESLQQVALRASRLGLPRDRLEVLAETSVEAMLATAEARRPRVMVVDSVQTVFTEALQSAPGSVSQVRESAAQLVRYAKRSGTALFLVGHVTKEGALAGPRVLEHMVDTVLYFESDSGSRFRLLRAVKNRFGAANELGVFAMLEEGLKEVRNPSAIFLSRHEEAVPGSLVTVTREGSRPLMVEVQALVADSPLSNPRRVAVGLDGNRLSLLLAVLARHGGVALHGLDVFLNVVGGVRVSETASDLPAVLAVLSSLRDRPLPLDTVVFGELGLSGEIRPVPNGEERLVEAAKHGFRRAVVPRKNRPRKPPEGLEVIGVERLQEAMEAVF; this is encoded by the coding sequence ATGGCCCGCACCAAGACCGAATTCGTCTGCACCGCCTGCGGCGGCGTCACCCCCAAGTGGCAGGGGCAGTGCCCCGACTGCGGGGCCTGGAACACCCTGGAGGAAACCACCCGCGCGCCCACCGCCCCCGGTAAGGGCCGCGCCGGGCTCGCCGCCCGCTCCACCGTGCAGACCCTGGACCAGGTGTCGCTGGAGGAGGAGGCCCGACAACGCACCCATTCGACAGAGCTGGACCGGGTCCTCGGCGGCGGCCTGGTCAACGGCGCCGTGGTCCTGCTCGGCGGTGACCCCGGTATTGGCAAGTCCACCCTGCTGTTGCAGACCCTGTCCAACCTCGCCCGCGACCACGCCGCCCTCTATGTCACCGGGGAGGAGTCGCTGCAGCAGGTGGCCCTGCGCGCCAGCCGGCTGGGTCTGCCCCGGGACCGGCTGGAGGTGCTGGCCGAGACCAGCGTGGAGGCCATGCTGGCCACCGCGGAAGCGCGCCGGCCCCGGGTCATGGTGGTGGACTCGGTGCAGACGGTGTTCACCGAGGCGTTGCAGTCCGCCCCCGGTTCCGTCTCCCAGGTGCGCGAGTCCGCCGCCCAACTGGTGCGCTACGCCAAGCGCAGCGGCACCGCGCTGTTCCTGGTGGGGCACGTGACCAAGGAGGGGGCGCTGGCCGGCCCGCGGGTGCTGGAGCACATGGTGGACACGGTGCTCTACTTCGAGAGTGATTCCGGCAGCCGGTTCCGCCTGCTGCGTGCGGTCAAGAACCGTTTCGGCGCGGCCAACGAGCTGGGGGTGTTCGCCATGCTGGAGGAGGGGTTGAAGGAGGTGCGCAACCCCTCGGCCATCTTCCTCTCCCGCCACGAGGAGGCGGTCCCCGGCAGCCTGGTCACCGTGACCCGGGAGGGCAGCCGCCCACTGATGGTGGAGGTGCAGGCCCTGGTCGCCGACAGCCCCTTGAGCAACCCGCGCCGGGTGGCCGTGGGCCTGGACGGCAACCGGCTGTCACTGCTACTGGCGGTGCTGGCCCGCCACGGCGGGGTAGCCCTGCACGGGCTGGATGTCTTTCTGAACGTGGTGGGGGGCGTGCGGGTCAGCGAAACCGCCAGCGACCTGCCCGCGGTGCTGGCGGTGCTCTCCAGCCTGCGCGACCGGCCGCTGCCGCTGGACACGGTGGTGTTCGGGGAGTTGGGCCTGTCCGGCGAGATCCGGCCGGTGCCCAATGGCGAGGAGCGCCTCGTCGAAGCGGCCAAGCACGGCTTCCGCCGCGCCGTGGTACCGCGCAAGAACCGGCCCAGGAAGCCGCCCGAGGGGCTGGAGGTCATCGGCGTCGAGCGCCTGCAGGAGGCGATGGAAGCGGTCTTCTGA
- a CDS encoding YybS family protein, giving the protein MRALAEFVMRGRWQAVAVAAGAGLVPLLGWLGAAVLALVTLRRGIGDGVGVALPALAGLGAVYWLLMGTPAPALQMAIELWAPVLLLAFWLRRTVSLAIALQILGVLGALAVVALHLMQADLHAYWREVMEAVLGGVPQDDATWQMFDENMLPRMTGFWAVGLMGAALLALLLGRWWQALLYNPGGFQAEFHGLDIGREAGILALVLVAAGMFTGVGLMADLALVASALFAVQAMALTHAYVKAREMSVAWLVAAYLMMPLVFQLVALVGIADALFKWRRRLGDPNQNDYPG; this is encoded by the coding sequence ATGCGCGCTCTCGCTGAGTTCGTGATGCGCGGGCGCTGGCAGGCGGTGGCCGTCGCGGCCGGCGCCGGCCTGGTGCCGTTGCTGGGCTGGCTGGGTGCCGCGGTGCTGGCGCTGGTGACCCTGCGGCGCGGGATCGGTGACGGGGTCGGTGTGGCCCTGCCGGCGCTGGCCGGGCTGGGCGCCGTCTACTGGCTGCTTATGGGCACGCCGGCGCCGGCCTTGCAGATGGCCATTGAGCTCTGGGCGCCGGTGCTGCTGCTGGCCTTCTGGCTGCGGCGTACGGTCTCGTTGGCCATCGCCCTGCAGATCCTGGGCGTGCTCGGGGCCCTGGCGGTGGTCGCGCTGCACCTGATGCAGGCGGATCTGCACGCCTACTGGCGGGAGGTCATGGAGGCCGTGCTCGGCGGTGTGCCGCAGGACGATGCCACCTGGCAGATGTTCGACGAGAACATGCTACCGCGGATGACCGGCTTCTGGGCCGTGGGGCTCATGGGGGCGGCGCTGCTGGCACTGCTGCTGGGCCGCTGGTGGCAGGCACTGCTGTACAATCCGGGCGGCTTCCAGGCCGAATTCCACGGTCTGGATATCGGTCGTGAGGCGGGTATCCTGGCCCTGGTCCTGGTGGCCGCGGGCATGTTCACCGGGGTCGGGCTGATGGCCGATCTGGCGTTGGTGGCCAGTGCCCTGTTCGCGGTGCAGGCCATGGCGCTGACCCACGCCTACGTCAAGGCACGGGAGATGAGCGTGGCCTGGCTGGTGGCGGCCTACTTGATGATGCCGCTGGTGTTTCAACTGGTGGCGCTGGTCGGCATCGCCGATGCCTTGTTCAAGTGGCGCCGCCGGCTGGGCGATCCGAATCAGAACGATTACCCGGGCTGA
- the rpsF gene encoding 30S ribosomal protein S6 gives MRHYEIVFMVHPDQSEQVPSMIERYTGIVESNGGKVHRLEDWGRRQLAYPINKLIKAHYVLMNVECGKDELDELESLFRFNDAVIRNMVLGRDEAVTEPSPLARSQEKDEEEGGRTAEA, from the coding sequence ATGCGACACTACGAGATCGTCTTCATGGTCCATCCGGACCAGAGCGAGCAGGTGCCCTCGATGATCGAGCGTTACACCGGTATCGTCGAGTCCAACGGTGGCAAGGTGCACCGTCTGGAGGACTGGGGCCGCCGGCAGCTCGCCTACCCCATCAACAAGCTCATCAAGGCCCATTACGTCCTGATGAACGTCGAGTGCGGCAAGGACGAGCTGGACGAGCTGGAATCGCTGTTCCGGTTCAACGACGCCGTTATCCGCAACATGGTCCTCGGTCGCGACGAGGCCGTCACCGAGCCGTCCCCGCTGGCCCGCAGCCAGGAGAAGGACGAGGAAGAGGGCGGCCGCACGGCCGAGGCCTAA
- the priB gene encoding primosomal replication protein N, translated as MSDGQTSNRVIFTGVLVDRVSLRESPAGIPIARFALDHQSAQSEAGVPRSQMLRVGVRAAGKALCQGLDRLPAGTPLEVRGYLARSDQREDYKLILCAKRITRLDTTEESHQE; from the coding sequence GTGTCTGACGGGCAGACCAGCAACCGGGTGATCTTCACCGGGGTGCTGGTGGACCGGGTCAGCCTGCGCGAGTCCCCCGCCGGCATCCCCATCGCCCGCTTCGCCCTGGATCACCAGTCGGCGCAGAGCGAGGCCGGGGTGCCCCGCAGCCAGATGCTGCGGGTGGGGGTCAGGGCCGCCGGCAAGGCGCTCTGCCAGGGGCTGGACCGCCTGCCCGCCGGCACACCGCTGGAAGTCCGGGGTTACCTGGCGCGCAGCGATCAGCGCGAGGACTACAAGCTGATCCTCTGCGCCAAACGGATCACCCGGCTCGATACCACCGAAGAATCTCATCAGGAGTAA
- the rplI gene encoding 50S ribosomal protein L9 — translation MEVILLEKVANLGDLGDRVKVRPGYGRNYLVPQGKAKPATKENIRYFEERRAELERQAQEALAAAEARKEQLEGLTVTISAKSGEEGKLFGSVGTQDVADAITAAGVEVARREVRMPEGPIRVTGEYELELGLHTDVTALVKVVVQSQEA, via the coding sequence ATGGAAGTCATACTGCTGGAAAAGGTGGCCAACCTGGGTGATCTGGGTGATCGCGTGAAGGTCCGCCCGGGCTACGGCCGCAACTACCTGGTGCCGCAGGGCAAGGCCAAGCCGGCCACCAAGGAGAACATCCGCTACTTCGAGGAGCGCCGTGCCGAGCTCGAGCGCCAGGCCCAGGAGGCGCTGGCCGCTGCTGAGGCGCGCAAGGAGCAGCTCGAGGGGCTTACCGTCACCATCAGTGCCAAGTCCGGTGAAGAGGGCAAGCTCTTCGGCTCGGTGGGCACCCAGGATGTGGCCGACGCCATTACCGCCGCCGGCGTCGAGGTGGCGCGCCGCGAGGTGCGGATGCCCGAAGGCCCGATCCGGGTCACCGGCGAGTACGAGCTGGAGCTGGGTCTGCACACCGACGTCACGGCGCTGGTCAAGGTGGTGGTGCAGTCCCAGGAGGCGTAA
- the rpsR gene encoding 30S ribosomal protein S18: MARFFRRRKYCRFTAEGVKEIDYKDLNTLRNYVTETGKIVPSRITGTSARYQRQLARAIKRARYLALLPYTDRH, translated from the coding sequence ATGGCACGCTTTTTCCGCCGCCGCAAGTACTGCCGTTTCACCGCCGAGGGTGTGAAGGAGATCGACTACAAGGATCTCAACACCCTGCGCAACTACGTCACCGAGACCGGCAAGATCGTCCCCAGCCGGATCACCGGCACCAGTGCCCGTTACCAGCGCCAGCTGGCCCGGGCCATCAAGCGGGCCCGGTACCTGGCCCTGCTGCCGTACACCGATCGCCACTGA
- the alr gene encoding alanine racemase, whose product MRGEARPTRARIRLEALRHNYRLLRSSAPGARVMAVIKADGYGHGIDRVARTLAGEADCFAVSGVDEAMPIRAAGATQPVVLLGGFFAAAEIPLHVREGFQPVVHSWWQVEALASAGPHESLDVWIKVDSGMHRLGFLPGEVAEVHRRLTALPNLRQIGFLTHLAEADDRDSPRTLEQLRVFDQACAGLPGPRSAANSAGTLGWPAAHYDWVRPGISLYGASPFIDQGRPRPDLRPVMTLESGLISVKRLPAGAPIGYGSTWRCPEAMPVGVVAIGYGDGYPRHAPSGTPVRVDGVESQLLGRVSMDLITVDLRPCPEARPGAPVVLWGDGLPAETIAERAGTIAYELYCQVTPRAPRQVVAPTR is encoded by the coding sequence ATGCGCGGTGAGGCCAGACCCACCCGGGCACGGATTCGACTGGAGGCCCTGCGCCACAACTACCGGCTGCTGCGCAGCAGCGCGCCCGGCGCTCGGGTAATGGCGGTGATCAAGGCTGATGGCTACGGCCACGGAATCGACCGCGTAGCCCGCACGCTGGCCGGCGAGGCGGACTGTTTTGCGGTCAGCGGCGTGGACGAGGCAATGCCTATCCGCGCGGCCGGGGCCACCCAGCCGGTGGTGCTGCTGGGCGGCTTCTTCGCCGCCGCCGAGATCCCCCTGCATGTCCGCGAGGGTTTTCAGCCCGTCGTCCACTCCTGGTGGCAGGTGGAGGCGCTGGCCTCGGCCGGCCCTCACGAATCGCTCGATGTCTGGATCAAGGTCGACAGCGGGATGCACCGCCTGGGCTTTCTGCCCGGTGAGGTGGCCGAGGTGCACCGCCGCCTTACCGCGCTGCCCAACCTGCGCCAGATCGGTTTCCTCACCCACTTGGCCGAGGCCGACGACCGTGACAGCCCGCGCACCCTGGAGCAACTGCGGGTCTTCGACCAGGCCTGTGCCGGCCTGCCCGGGCCGCGCAGCGCCGCCAACTCCGCCGGCACCCTGGGCTGGCCCGCCGCCCACTACGACTGGGTGCGCCCCGGTATCTCGCTGTATGGCGCCTCGCCCTTCATCGACCAGGGCCGTCCTCGGCCCGACCTGCGCCCGGTGATGACCCTGGAGAGCGGTCTGATCAGCGTCAAACGGCTGCCCGCCGGGGCCCCCATCGGCTATGGCAGCACCTGGCGCTGCCCCGAGGCCATGCCGGTGGGGGTGGTCGCCATCGGCTATGGCGACGGTTATCCGCGCCACGCCCCGTCCGGCACCCCGGTGCGGGTGGACGGAGTGGAAAGCCAGCTCCTGGGCCGGGTCTCCATGGACCTGATCACCGTGGACCTGCGCCCCTGCCCGGAGGCCCGGCCGGGCGCACCGGTGGTGCTTTGGGGCGACGGCCTGCCGGCGGAGACCATCGCCGAGCGGGCCGGCACCATTGCCTACGAGCTCTACTGTCAGGTCACCCCGCGTGCCCCGCGCCAGGTGGTGGCCCCGACCCGCTGA